In one Solanum lycopersicum chromosome 11, SLM_r2.1 genomic region, the following are encoded:
- the LOC138339681 gene encoding uncharacterized protein: protein MVIHPKARYDWMHLRLQDFKTTHEYNSVMFRITSQLKLCGETQQYREKGFKKYFELISHLLVAEQNNDLLLKNHENRPTGSEPLPEVNEAYAHHARRGKGRGPNHGCERGRDYGQERNSIPGINHSSNKKEKRKDEKREATREGCFRCGGRGHYARDCRTPKHLVELYQESLKKKEKNPEANFISENQVDITHLDVADFFAHPEGKIDHLICDGSVNMEE from the exons ATGGTCATACATCCAAAGGCACGATATGATTGGATGCATctaaggctacaagactttaagACTACACATGAGTATAATTCTGTCATGTTCAGAATCACTTCTCAATTGAAATTATGTGGAGAAACG CAACAATATCGAGAGAAAggtttcaaaaagtattttgaaCTAATTTCTCATCTTCTAGTGGCCGagcaaaataatgatttattattgaaaaatcatgAGAATCGACCTACTGGATCTGAACCACTTCCTGAAGtgaatgaggcgtacgctcacCATGCTAGGCGTGGAAAAGGTCGCGGTCCTAATCATGGTTGTGAACGTGGTCGTGATTATGGTCAAGAACGTAATTCTATTCCTGGCATtaatcattcatcaaataaaaaggaaaaaagaaaggatgagAAACGTGAAGCAACTAGGGAAGGTTGTTTTCGATGTGGTGGAAGAGGTCATTATGCACGTGATTGTCGTACTCCCAAACACTTGGTTGAGCTTTATCAAGAATCactaaagaagaaagagaaaaatcctgaggcaaattttatctctgaaaatcaagttgacatCACGCACTTGGATGTAGCAGATTTCTTCGCACATCctgaaggaaaaatagatcaCTTAATTTGTGATGGTTCTGTGAACATGGaagagtga